The DNA window TCAGGAGATCTACCAGGGCTTCCTGACCAGGAGGCTGGAGGCAGACATGGCCGACATCCAGGCCACCTACCTGGAGAAGCCCGGCAACGGTCTGTGGGTGGCTGAGGCGGAGGTCAGAGGCCAGGCCAAGGTGGTGGGGATGGTGGCCGTGCTGGGGAAAGAGGCGGACCAGGATGAAGGCCAGAGGGTGGGCGACTGCAACGGCAGCGTTGTGGGAGGAGCAAGAGGCCCAGAGTTTGACGCAGGTGCTGGAAACGGGTGTTACGGCGAGGTGTCCCACATGGCTGTGGGGTTTGGGTGGCGCCGCAGATCTGTGGGCTCGCAGCTCGCCCAGAGGGCCCTGGAGTTCTGCAAGGAGCGGGGATACGCCCACCTCGCCCTGAATCTCAGCTCGCCACAGACTGCAGCCGCCGCTCTGACCCGCAAACTGGGCTTCGTCCAGA is part of the Takifugu flavidus isolate HTHZ2018 chromosome 8, ASM371156v2, whole genome shotgun sequence genome and encodes:
- the LOC130530099 gene encoding N-acetyltransferase family 8 member 3 translates to MALKDSCQFSIREYRPSDKSAVVWLLQDGILEHVYPAFFKAMSHPDHVGITLSVSMAGYVLGGSSYLLALLFGGAWAGLIYYCCQEIYQGFLTRRLEADMADIQATYLEKPGNGLWVAEAEVRGQAKVVGMVAVLGKEADQDEGQRVGDCNGSVVGGARGPEFDAGAGNGCYGEVSHMAVGFGWRRRSVGSQLAQRALEFCKERGYAHLALNLSSPQTAAAALTRKLGFVQTASHTHTHANRWFSKLARITAVRMEKITS